GCGGAGCGCGGCGCCGCCCTCCCGCAGTTCCTCGGCGGTCAGCTCGTCCGCCTTGGCGGTGGTGCGCGGGGCGACGTTGGTGATGCCCAGGCCGAGCGCGAGCAGTTCGCCCTGTTCGTCCGGCCGGTACTGGCGCGGGGTGAAACCGGAGCGGTGCAGGGCGGGCCAGAAGCGGTTGCCGGGGCGGGCGAAGTGGTGCCCGGTGGCGCCGGACCACAGGCCCGGGTTGATGCCGCAGAACAGCACCCGCAGCCCGGGCCCGGTGACGTCCGGGATGGTGGTGTCCTTGGCGGCCAGCAGCTGTTCGGCGGTGGGTTTGGCGGCGGGTTTGGCGGCGGGCCGGGTGCTCGGCTCCCTCGGCGTCTGCGACTTCACCCGGCCAAGTCTGCCGTGCCCTTCGACGGCGTCGTACGGCGGCTGCGCAGCCACCGCAGGCCGAACACCACCGCGGCCGCGTACGCCCAGCCGACGAAGACGTCGATGATGAAGTGCTCCGCGCCGTAGACCAGGGTGAAGGTCATCGCGAGCGGATAGCCGACCAGCACCGCCCGCAGCCAGGGCCGGGCGGTGGGCCAGAAGTGGAACAGCAGCATCGCCGGGTAGGCGGAGTGCAGCGAGGGCATCGCGGCGACGTCGTTGGCGAACTGACTGCCGTTCTCCAGCAGCGAGTCGGCCTGCGGGAGCCCGCTCGCCGAGATCACCTCCCAGACCACCCGGGACAGGTGCGGCAGGTTGCCCTGCTGGGCGACCAGCCACGGCGGGTCGGCCGGGTAGAGCAGGTAGGTGGCGAAGCCCGCGAAGGTGAGCGTCAGGTAGCAGGCGAGCAGTTGCCGGAACCGGTGGTGCGCGCGCCGCCAGAGCACCGCGAGCAGGAGGAAGACCACGAAGAAGTGCGAGAGGTAGACGCCCACCGCCGCGTAGTCGTACCAGTGCGGCGAGCCGGGGGTGTAGAGGGCGTGCTGGAGCCGGACGGTCCAGGTCTCGCCGAAGCCCAGCGCCTCGTCGAAGCGCAGCTGTGGCAGCCAGTGCGGGGCCCACGGGGTGTGCGCGCCGTAGCCGCGCAGCAGCGAGTACGTCCACACCACGGCCATCACCGGGACCCAGTCGCGCAGGACCAGGAGGAAGCCGCGGCGGCCGTGCCCGCTGTGCACGGCGGCGGTGAGCAGGGCCCCGATCAGCCAGAGGAACAGCACGTCGTTGGCGGCCGGGATGCCCTCGGTGCGCAGGAACCAGAGGAGGCCGGTCAGGTAGAGCGGCCAGGCCAGGAACCGGAGTCTCGACCAGCCCGTCCCGCGGGGGCGGGGCGGAGGCACCGGGCGCGGTTGCCCGGTCCGCGCGGGTGGCGCGGCCGGGGAGAGGGTCTTGGTCATGCGCACCGAAAATAGCAACCCAAACTTGGAGGACTCTGGGTGAAGCATGACCGGATCGTAAGAACGCCCGAACCGGTCGGCGGCGCGGTTGACGGGCCGGTTGACGCCGGCCCGGTCGACGGCGGTCGGGTCGACGCCGGCCCGGCCGACCATACGGCCGGCCCAGGGCCCGACCCCAGGCCCGGGCCCGACCCCAGGCCCGGGCCCGGTCCCGGGCCCGACGGAGGCCCGTATCGGAGTCAGCCGGGCGGTCATGCCACGATGCCCAGCTCGTGCGGGGTGTTGTTGAAGCGGCGGCCGCCCGTACCGGTGACGGTGACGATGTCCTCAATCCGCACCCCGAACCGGCCGGGCAGGTAGATCCCGGGCTCGATCGAGAAGCACATGCCCGGCACCAGCGGCCGCTCCTCGCCCTCGACCAGGTACGGAGGCTCGTGCGTGGTGGTGCCGATCCCGTGCCCGGTGCGGTGGATGAAGTACTCGCCGTAGCCGCCCTCGGTGATCACCCGGCGGGCGATCCGGTCGATCTCCTGGCAGCTCACGCCGGGGCGGACGGCCTCGAAGGCGGTCTGCTGGGCGGTCCTGACCAGGTCGTGGACCGTCCGGACCTCGGCCGGGACGTCCGGCCCGACGTGCACCGTCCGGGTGGTGTCGGAGCCGTAGCCGTCCTTGAGGCCGCCGAAGTCCAGCACCACGGTGTCACCCTTTCGGATGACCCGGTCACCGGCCTCGTGGTGCGGGTCGGCGCCGTTGGGGCCGGAGCCGACCACGGTGAAGTCGACCTGGCTGTGCCCGTACTGGATGAGCAGCGCGCCGAGGTCGGCGGCGATGTCGCTCTCCCGGCGGCCGGCGAACCCGACCTCCAGGATCCTGCGGTACGCGGCGTCCGCGGCCCCGCCGGCCGCGGCCAGGCGCTCCAGCTCCTCGGTGTCCTTGACCGCGCGCAGCATCGGCAGGCTCTCGGTGAGCGAGGTGAAGGCGGCGCCGGGCAGCGCGGACTGGAGACCGAGCAGGTGCATCGCCCAGGCGTTGTCGGAGACGCCGTACCGCCCTGCCGGGTCGAGCAGCGGGCCGGCGGTGGCGAACGGGTCCTCGCCGTCGGCCCAGTCGAGCAGCCGGACGGCCGCGGCGCCGACCGCCTTCGCGGCGTCCGGTCGCTCCAACTTGGGCACCAGCAAGGCGGGTTGACGGCCGGCGGTGAGGACGAGGGTGGTCAGCCGCTCGGTGATCGCGGTGGGCGTGTAGCCGCACAGGTAGGCCAGGTCGGGCCCGGGGGCGACGACCAGGCCGGCCAGCCCGGCGGCGGTCGCCTCGGCGGTGGCGCGGGCCATCCGGGCGGCGTAGTCCTCGACGGTGAAGGGTCGGGGCACGGCGGTTCCTCCTCTGGGGGCGGACGGGCTCTGCTGGGCCTCCATGCTCCTCGAACTCCCTCAGCGCCCGGCCGAGTCGGCGAAGTTCCGCAGGAACAGCGCCTCGACGCGGGCCATGTTCGCGATCTCGCCCGGGTCGACGCTCTCGTTCGGCGCGTGGATCAGGCAGCGCGGCTCCTCGACGCCCATCAGGATGATCTCCGCGTCGGGGTAGGTGGCGGCGAGGACGTTGCAGAGCGGGATCGAACCGCCCTGGCCGAGGAAGGACATCGGCCGGCCGTAGACCTCCTGCATCGCCTGGTCGAGCGCGGCGTACCCGGGCCCGCCGGTGTCGGCCCGGAACGGCGAGCCGGCGCTCTCCCGGACGAACTCCACCCGTACGCCCCAGGGTGCGGCGGCCTCCAGGTGGGCGATCAGCGCGTCCAGGGCGGTGCCGGCGTCGGTGCCGGGCGGCACCCGCAGGCTCACCCGGGCCCGGGCGGTGGCCGGGACGGCGGCGGTCGAGCCGACCACCGGCGGGCAGTCGATGCCGAGGACGGTGACGGCGGGGCGGGCCCAGAGCCGGTCGGCGACGGTGCCGGAGCCGGTCAGCCGGACGCCGTCCAGGACGCCGGCGTCGGTGCGGAAGGCCGCCTCGTCGTAGCCGGCGCCGCTCCACGTCCCGTCGCAGTCCAGGCCGTCGATCCGGGTGCCGCCGTCGGCGTCGCGCAGCGCGTCGAGCATCCGGACCAGCGCGGCGAGGGCGTCCGGGGCGGCGCCGCCGAACATGCCGGAGTGCAGGTCGCCCTTCAGCGCCCGGACGGTGACCACCGCGTTGGCGACCCCGCGCAGCGAGGTGGTGGCGGTCGGGACGCCGACGGCGGCGTTGCCGGTGTCGCAGACCAGCAGCGCGTCCGCGTGCAACTCCCCGGCGTGCGGGGGCAGGTACCGCTCCAGGCCGCCGGTGCCCTGCTCCTCGGAGCCCTCGACCACCAGCTTGAGGCCGACCGGGATGTCCTCCCCGAGCGCGCGCAGCGCGGTGAGGTGCATGACGATGTTGCCCTTGCAGTCGGCGGCGCCGCGCCCGTACCAGCGGCCGTCGCGCTCGGTGAGCCGGAACGGCGGGGACTCCCAGGCGGCGTCGTCCAGCGGGGGCTGGACGTCGTAGTGGCTGTAGAGCAGCACGGTCGGGGCGCCGGGCGGCGGCGGGCGGTGGCCGATCACGGCGTGGCTGCCGTCCGGGGTCTCCTCCAAGTGGACGTCGCGCAGGCCGGCCTCGGTGAAGGCGGCGGCGACCCACTCGGCGGCCTGCCGGCACTTCTCCGGCGGGTACTGCCGGGGGTCGGCGACGGACGGGATGGCCACCAGCTCGGCCAGGTCGGCCTGGGCCCTGGGCATCAACTCGGATATGCGGAGGGCGAGTTCGTCGGTCATTCGAGCTCCCGTGGGCTACCGGCGTGGGCTGCCTGGCGTGGGCTACCTGCGGACGGTGTCGCGCAGGTCGAGGTCGTCGATCCGGTCCTGGATGGCGGCGAGCTTGTCGGGGCAGTACACCGAGAGCACGATCGCCTCGCCGCGCACCACCTCGCGGTCGGAGAGCACCGGCCGCTGGCCGGGCCCGCCGGCGCCGTTGGACATGCCGTACTTCCACTGCGCCTGGGTCAGCGCGTTCGCCGGGTCCGCGCAGACGGCCCCGCCGTCCTCGCCGAGGGTGTGCACGATCTGCTCCTGCGTCGGCACCGGATAGCCGGCCGAACTCAGCGCCTCGGAAAGCTTCCTGGCCTTCCGGTCGGCCAGGTCGGTGGCGTGCAGCTGGGTGAACGAGAGCAGGCCGGTGACCAGCATCGCGACCAGCAGGGCGATCGAGCCCAGGTAGATCCAGCGGTGCCGGGAGGCCATCGGGTTGGCGGTCATGCCGCACCTCCTGCGGTGCCGTGCGGCTCGGCGCCGTGCAGCTCGGCGGCCTCCTGCGCGGCCAACTCGGCCGCGGCGTCCGGGGAACGCCAACCGGGCTTGCGCAGCCGCAGGAACGAGTACGGGAGCACCAGCCCGAGGACCAGCAGGCCGCCGCCGACGATCCCGATGTACGACCAGACGCTGCCGCTGCCGAACTGCGAGGACGGTACGAAGCCGATCGCCATCGCGGCGGCCGAGGAGAACAGCCCGATCACGCACATCGGCACCAGCGCGGGGGCGCGGTAGCCGCGCGGGTGGTCGGGCTGGGTGCGGCGCAGCCGGATCGCGGCGGCGAACATCAGCAGGTAGACGATCAGGTACACCTGTGTGGTGATCACCGAGAAGATCCAGTAGGCGCTGGAGACGTTCGGGATCAGGGCGTACAGAAGGGCGATGGCGGTGGTGATCACGCCCTGGGTGACCAGCAGGTTCTGCTGGACGCCCTCCCTGTTGAGCCGTTGCAGGAACGGCGGCAGGTAGCCCTCCTGCCGGGAGATCATCAGCAGGCCCTTGGACGGCCCGGCGAGCCAGGTGAGCATGCCGCCGAGCGAGGCCGCGATCAGCGCCACCGCGATGACCGGGGTGAGCCAGCCGACGTGGAAGTACTGGAAGAAGGCGTCGAAGGCCTGCATCACCCCGGCCGTCAGGCTCAGTTCGCTGGACGGCACCACCCAGCTGATCGCCAGCGCGGGCAGGATGAAGATCGCCAGCACCATCGCGGAGGCGGTGAACATCGAGCGCGGGAACTCCCGGGCCGGGTCGCGCAGCGAGGAGACGTGGACCGCGTTCATCTCCATGCCGGAGTAGCTGAGGAAGTTGTTGACGATCAGCACCAGGCTGGCCAGCCCGGTCCACTGCGGGAAGAGGTGCGCGGCGTCCATCGGGGCGGCGGAGGGGTTGCCCTCGCCGAGGAAGACGAAGCCGAGGACGACCAGCAGCGTGCCGGGGACCAGCGTGCCGATCACCAGCCCCATCGAGGACAGCCCGGCCACCGCCTTCGTCCCGCGCGAGGAGACCCAGACCCCGGTCCAGTACAGCACCATGATCACCAGGGCGGTGTACGGGCCGTTTCCGGCCAGCCTCGGGTTCACCACGTACGCGATGGTCGAGGCCACGTACGCCAGCAGGGACGGGTAGTAGAAGATCGTCATCGCGAACTGGCACCAGACCGCGAGGAAGCCCAGCGGCTTCGATAGCCCCTCCGACACCCAGCGGTAGACGCCGCCCTCCCAGCCGGATGCCAGCTCGGCCGAGACCAGCGCGGTGGGCAGCAGGAACACGACCGCCGGGACGAGGTAGAGGAAGACGCAGGCCAGGCCGTAGACCGCCATGGTCGGGGCGGAGCGCAGGCTGGCCACCGAACTGGTCGTCATCAGGGCGAGCGTCACCCAGGACATCCGCGGGGCGGCAGCCAGGCGGCCGGCCACCGAGCCGGTGCGCTCCCGGGTGGCCGGGGCTCCTGCCGGGGCAACTGCTGCCGGGGCGCCGTCGGGGCTGCTCCGGCCGGGCGGGGGCGCGTCCGTGGAACTCATCTGTCCTCCTCCGGTACGGCCCGGTCGGCTGCGGCCCGGCCCGGCGCGGCCGGTGGCGGTCGGCGTCAACGGGGGGCGGCGACGGTCGGCGAGGCGAGAGCCGGGGGAGACCCCCGGGGCGGGCCGTACCCGGCCAGTCCACCCGGGGGCCGGGGCCGCCGCATGCGGCAGGCACCCGAGTGGGTGACCTGCCACGGGGAGGCGGGGAGCGCATTCGGGCTGCCGTCGGGCTGCCGCCGGGTTGCCGTCGGACTGTCATGGCCCCAGACCGATTCGTGACGGTGCTCAGCCTGCTCTACGGTCTCCGAGCGGGCACGGAATCATAAATACCGGGCCGACTGTCGGTGCGGTGGGACACGATGTCCGGCATGTCCTATGAACTCCAGGCGCTGATAGGAACATTGGAGCTGCTGAAGGTGGCGGCGGCGGAGGTGTCGGCGGCCCGGGTGGTGCCGTTGGGGCAGGGGCTGGCACTGATCCCGGTCACCTCTTCGGTCCTCGCCGCTCTCCAGGGCGACGGCAGCGCCGACAAACCCGTCGGCGGGGCCGGGTTCGGCCGGCACGCGGACGGCTTCGAACTCCGGCTGGCCGCCTGGTCGAAGGCCGGCCCGATCGCCTGCGTGGAGGCCGAGTACTCCGGCGGCAGCGGCACCCAGCGCGCCGCCGTCTGGGTGGACGGCCGGATCGTCCTCGGCCCGCTCGGCAGCGGCGAGTTCGAGCCCGCGCCGCCCGAGGGCACCCCGATCTCCCGCGCCCTGCGCCTGCTCGGCGCGCACCCCGGCGACGGCGGGACGGACGAGTTCGCCGCGGTCGGCCTCGGACGGCACCGCAGCACCCGCGAGTGGGCGACGGCCGCCGCCGACTGAAGGCCTGCCCGCACCGTTCGGCGTACCTGCGGTGGCTGTGCCCGTACGACTGCCCGACCTTGTGAAGCAGGCGATCTCGCCTGATCCACAGTGAGAGGAAGCAGTCCCCATGCGTGCCACCCGGATGGTCGTCGTGCTGACCATGGTCGCCACGGCGTCCGCCACCGCCGCCGGCCATGGAGCCGCGGCCTCCCGTACCACCGTCTCCGTCCCCGGTGTCCCCGGTGTCCCCGGCGTTCCCGCAGCCCCTGTCCTCCCCGCCGATCTCGCCGCCCTCCTCGGCGGGGCACCGTCGACCCTCCCGGCCGCCGACCCGGCGGACCCGGCGGACCCGGTCGACGCCGCCATTCCGGCTGTCCCCGACACCCCTGCCGTCCCCGCCGTGCCGGATCCGACCGCCGCGATCGGCGACATCATCAAGCAGCTCACCGGCCTGATCTCGTCGGTGACCTCCGGTGCCCTCGACCTCGGCGCCCTCCAACAGCTCATCGCCGCCCTGCTGAGCGCCCTGCAAGGCCTGATCGGCCAGCTCCCGACCCTGCCGGTGACCGTCCCGCCGGTGACGATCCCGCCGGTGACGGTCCCGACCCCGCCCACGTCACCCGGCACCACCGCCACCCTGCAACAGCAACTCGACACCCTCCGCGCCCAGGCCCACGCCCTGACCACCGCGCCGCACCGCCACCCCGCCACCGGCTGACCCGCCCCGCCTCGTCCCGCCCCACCACCGACACGCAAACGGCTCCGCTCCCGAACCCGGGAGCGGAGCCGTTCCGCCGTCCGCCTGGTGGCGTCGACGCAGGCCGACGCGGTCGACTAGCGGTAGTTCACGAACTGGATCGCGAAGTCCAGGTCCTTGCCCTTGAGCAGGGCCTGCACGGCCTGGAGGTCGTCGCGGCTCTTGGAGCTGACGCGCAGCTCGTCGCCCTGGACCTGCGCCTTGACGCCCTTCGGGCCCTCGTCACGGATGATCTTCGCGACCTTCTTCGCGTCCTCCGTCGTGATGCCCTCCTTGATGTCGGCGAAGATCTTGTACTCCTTGCCGGACAGCTGGGGCTCACCGGCGTCCAGCGCCTTCAGCGACAGGCCGCGCTTGATGAACTTCGTCTGCAGCACGTCGAGGATGGCCCGCACGCGCTCCTCGCCGTTGGCCTTCATCTCGATCTTCTCGCCCGAGCGGCTGATCTCGCCGCCCACGCCCTTGAAGTCGAAGCGCGTCGCGATCTCGCGGGAGGTCTGGTTGATCGCGTTGTCGACCTCCTGCCACTCGACCTTCGAGACGATGTCGAAACTGGAGTCGGCCATGGGTGTTGGTCTCCTTGATGCTCTGGCTTCACTGGCACGGCCCGCCCCACGGGGCGACCGCCGCCCCAGCCTATCCAGCACCACCCCGCGCCCGCCCGCGCCGACCGCACCGCGCTCCTTGATCATCGCGTGATCTATCGAGTGGCGGAGCACCCCATGGCATCAGGTATGGTTTACCAAGTCGAACGGGGCAAACGCCCCGGGCGGCAAAAATCCTGGCTGGTTGCCCGAGCGGCCAAAGGGAGCAGACTGTAAATCTGTCGCGCAAGCTACGCAGGTTCGAACCCTGCACCAGCCACAGGATAGAGAAACGGCCCCCGATCTGCGGAAACGCGGATCGGGGGCTTTTTCGTTGGCTGCGCCCGCCGTGGTGCGCCGCCCGCCCGGGCTGTCGGCAGGGGCAGTTATTGCGCATTGCTTGCAATTACGGGTGGCAGGCAGCAGAGTGGGGGGCCGGGGGTGGGAGTCCTTCGACCGAGCTGATCGTCTTCCCAACCGGCGCCCGCCGGGACAACGGCTCACCCCACCCCCGCCAACAGTCGTCGGGCCGGAGGCCCGCAGGTGGCGCGGCGGCCGCGTCAAGGGGGCGTCGAAGCCGCTCGTGACCGTGGTGCACGCCTCGGCCGCGGCCGAGGCGCTGCGCCGGGACCGGGAGCTGTGGCAGCCGGGCGTCCCGCTGGTGGAGATCCCGGGCGGTCACCGCAGGCTGGGCCCGCCGATCGCCGCCTTCGTCAACGAGCTCGGCGCGGAGCACGCCTACGACCGGCTGACCGTACTGATCCCCGAGGTGGAGCCCGCCCGCCGGTGGCAGCAGGCGCTGCAGAAGCGCTGCAGAAGCGCTGCAGAACCGGCGCGGCGCCGTGATCGACCGCGCCCTGCGCCGCACACCGACGCGGTGGTCTGCCGGCTGCGGTTGCGGATGCGGATGTGACGTCGCAAGGGGAGAGAGCCCGCCGAACGGCCCCTGACAGCACGCGCTGTCAGGGGCCGTTCGGCGTACGAGGGCCCGTCCCGGCGGCCATTCCCGACCGGTCGGCGTCAAGGTCGCGTCAACGCGGCGCTATCACCCGTATGGAGGGCGTCAGGGCTCCGAAACGTGCCACTGACCGCTGATTTGCTGCATCTGCCGGTCGTCCGCCGGCGCCGCGCGAGCCCTCCGGCCAGGTCGCGGCATCTTCCGAACCGCGCTGGTGGAGCCCATGTCCGATCTCATCTACGTCGGTGTCACGGTCGTCGTGTTCGCCGTCATCGCCCTGATCGCGCGGGGGTGGAGAAGCTGTGAGCGAGCGTAGCGAGCGGACCATCCAGGGGCGCGTGTCGCGCGAAGCGACCGGCGAGCGCAGCGAGGTGGACGCATGAGCGCCGAGAACATCGCAGGCCTCATCGTGGCCGTCGCCCTCGTCGGCTACCTCGTCGTCGCGCTGATCTACCCGGAGAAGTTCTGACATGAGCTCCACTCTCGCGGGCTGGCTGCAGGCCCTCGCCCTCGTCGGCGCGCTGGCCCTGTGCTACCGCCCCCTTGGCGACTACATCGCCAAGCTCCTCACCACCTCGAAGCACCTCAGAGTCGAGCGCGGCATCTACAAGGTGATCGGCGTCGACGGTGACGCCGACCAGCGGTGGCCGGTGTACCTGCGCTCGGTGCTGGCCTTCTCGGCGGTCTCCGTCCTCTTCCTGTACGGCCTGATCCGCCTCCAGAACCACCTGCTGCTGAGCCTGGGTGTCCAGCAGATGGAGGGCCACCAGGCCTGGAACACCGCGATATCGTTCGTCGCCAACACCAACTGGCAGTCCTACTCGGGCGAGCAGGCGATGGGCCACCTGGCGCAGATGGCCGGCCTGGCGGTGCAGAACTTCGTCTCCGCGGCCGTCGGCATCGCCGTCGTGGCGGCGCTGATCCGGGGCTTCACCCGCAACCGGACCGACCGGGTCGGCAACTTCTGGGTGGATCTGGTCCGGATCAACCTGCGGCTGCTGCTGCCGATCTCGATCGTGTTCGCCCTGGTCCTGGCCGCCTCCGGGGTGATCCAGAACTTCCACGGCTTCCACGAGGTGACCACGCTCAGCGGCGAGGTGCAGAAGATTCCCGGCGGCCCGGTGGCGTCCCAGGAGGTCATCAAGCTGCTCGGCACCAACGGCGGCGGCTTCTTCAACGCCAACTCGGCGCACCCGTTCGAGAACCCGAACGGCTTCTCCAACCTGGTCGAGATCTTCCTGCTGCTGGTGATCCCGTTCGCGCTGCCCCGGACCTTCGGCCGGATGGTCGGCGACAACCGCCAGGGCTACGCGATCGTCGCCGTGATGGGCCTGTTCTGGGTCGCCTCGACCGCCCTGCTGACCTTCGCGGAGTCGCAGCACTCCGGCAGCGCCCTGCAGGCCGCGGGCGCCGCGATGGAGGGCAAGGAGCAGCGGTTCGGCATCGCGGCTTCCGGTCTGTTCGCTGCCTCGACCACGCTGACGTCGACCGGCGCGGTGAACTCCTTCCACGACTCGTTCACGCCGTTCGGCGGCGGGCTGGCGGTCTTCAACATGATGCTGGGCGAGATCGCGCCCGGCGGCACCGGCTCCGGCCTGTACGGGATGCTCGTCCTGGCGATCGTCGCGGTGTTCGTCGCGGGCCTGATGGTCGGCCGTACCCCCGAGTACCTGGGCAAGAAGCTCGGCGGCCGGGAGATGAAGTTCGCCTCGCTGTACATCCTCACCACCCCGACGATCGTGCTGGTCGGCACGGGTGTGGCGATGGCCCTGCCGGGCGAGCGGGCCGGGATGCTCAACTCGGGCGCCCACGGCTTCTCCGAGGTGCTGTACGCCTTCACCTCCGCCGCCAACAACAACGGCTCGGCCTTCGGCGGCATCACCGTCAACACCGACTGGTACGACACCGCGCTCGGCCTGGCGATGATCTTCGGCCGTCTGCTGCCGATCGTCTTCGTCCTGGCCTTGGCCGGTTCGCTCGCGCAGCAGCAGCCCGTCCCGGCG
The genomic region above belongs to Streptomyces sp. 1331.2 and contains:
- the mug gene encoding G/U mismatch-specific DNA glycosylase is translated as MLAAKDTTIPDVTGPGLRVLFCGINPGLWSGATGHHFARPGNRFWPALHRSGFTPRQYRPDEQGELLALGLGITNVAPRTTAKADELTAEELREGGAALRERVLRLRPRVLAVLGIGAYRTAFGQRRAAIGRQPEGLGSTEVWVLPNPSGLNAHYTLDALAEEFRRLREAVEGRAGAGS
- a CDS encoding phosphatase PAP2 family protein, whose translation is MTKTLSPAAPPARTGQPRPVPPPRPRGTGWSRLRFLAWPLYLTGLLWFLRTEGIPAANDVLFLWLIGALLTAAVHSGHGRRGFLLVLRDWVPVMAVVWTYSLLRGYGAHTPWAPHWLPQLRFDEALGFGETWTVRLQHALYTPGSPHWYDYAAVGVYLSHFFVVFLLLAVLWRRAHHRFRQLLACYLTLTFAGFATYLLYPADPPWLVAQQGNLPHLSRVVWEVISASGLPQADSLLENGSQFANDVAAMPSLHSAYPAMLLFHFWPTARPWLRAVLVGYPLAMTFTLVYGAEHFIIDVFVGWAYAAAVVFGLRWLRSRRTTPSKGTADLAG
- a CDS encoding aminopeptidase P family protein, with protein sequence MEAQQSPSAPRGGTAVPRPFTVEDYAARMARATAEATAAGLAGLVVAPGPDLAYLCGYTPTAITERLTTLVLTAGRQPALLVPKLERPDAAKAVGAAAVRLLDWADGEDPFATAGPLLDPAGRYGVSDNAWAMHLLGLQSALPGAAFTSLTESLPMLRAVKDTEELERLAAAGGAADAAYRRILEVGFAGRRESDIAADLGALLIQYGHSQVDFTVVGSGPNGADPHHEAGDRVIRKGDTVVLDFGGLKDGYGSDTTRTVHVGPDVPAEVRTVHDLVRTAQQTAFEAVRPGVSCQEIDRIARRVITEGGYGEYFIHRTGHGIGTTTHEPPYLVEGEERPLVPGMCFSIEPGIYLPGRFGVRIEDIVTVTGTGGRRFNNTPHELGIVA
- a CDS encoding dipeptidase, which encodes MTDELALRISELMPRAQADLAELVAIPSVADPRQYPPEKCRQAAEWVAAAFTEAGLRDVHLEETPDGSHAVIGHRPPPPGAPTVLLYSHYDVQPPLDDAAWESPPFRLTERDGRWYGRGAADCKGNIVMHLTALRALGEDIPVGLKLVVEGSEEQGTGGLERYLPPHAGELHADALLVCDTGNAAVGVPTATTSLRGVANAVVTVRALKGDLHSGMFGGAAPDALAALVRMLDALRDADGGTRIDGLDCDGTWSGAGYDEAAFRTDAGVLDGVRLTGSGTVADRLWARPAVTVLGIDCPPVVGSTAAVPATARARVSLRVPPGTDAGTALDALIAHLEAAAPWGVRVEFVRESAGSPFRADTGGPGYAALDQAMQEVYGRPMSFLGQGGSIPLCNVLAATYPDAEIILMGVEEPRCLIHAPNESVDPGEIANMARVEALFLRNFADSAGR
- a CDS encoding APC family permease; the protein is MSSTDAPPPGRSSPDGAPAAVAPAGAPATRERTGSVAGRLAAAPRMSWVTLALMTTSSVASLRSAPTMAVYGLACVFLYLVPAVVFLLPTALVSAELASGWEGGVYRWVSEGLSKPLGFLAVWCQFAMTIFYYPSLLAYVASTIAYVVNPRLAGNGPYTALVIMVLYWTGVWVSSRGTKAVAGLSSMGLVIGTLVPGTLLVVLGFVFLGEGNPSAAPMDAAHLFPQWTGLASLVLIVNNFLSYSGMEMNAVHVSSLRDPAREFPRSMFTASAMVLAIFILPALAISWVVPSSELSLTAGVMQAFDAFFQYFHVGWLTPVIAVALIAASLGGMLTWLAGPSKGLLMISRQEGYLPPFLQRLNREGVQQNLLVTQGVITTAIALLYALIPNVSSAYWIFSVITTQVYLIVYLLMFAAAIRLRRTQPDHPRGYRAPALVPMCVIGLFSSAAAMAIGFVPSSQFGSGSVWSYIGIVGGGLLVLGLVLPYSFLRLRKPGWRSPDAAAELAAQEAAELHGAEPHGTAGGAA
- a CDS encoding YajQ family cyclic di-GMP-binding protein, encoding MADSSFDIVSKVEWQEVDNAINQTSREIATRFDFKGVGGEISRSGEKIEMKANGEERVRAILDVLQTKFIKRGLSLKALDAGEPQLSGKEYKIFADIKEGITTEDAKKVAKIIRDEGPKGVKAQVQGDELRVSSKSRDDLQAVQALLKGKDLDFAIQFVNYR
- the kdpF gene encoding K(+)-transporting ATPase subunit F → MSAENIAGLIVAVALVGYLVVALIYPEKF
- the kdpA gene encoding potassium-transporting ATPase subunit KdpA encodes the protein MSSTLAGWLQALALVGALALCYRPLGDYIAKLLTTSKHLRVERGIYKVIGVDGDADQRWPVYLRSVLAFSAVSVLFLYGLIRLQNHLLLSLGVQQMEGHQAWNTAISFVANTNWQSYSGEQAMGHLAQMAGLAVQNFVSAAVGIAVVAALIRGFTRNRTDRVGNFWVDLVRINLRLLLPISIVFALVLAASGVIQNFHGFHEVTTLSGEVQKIPGGPVASQEVIKLLGTNGGGFFNANSAHPFENPNGFSNLVEIFLLLVIPFALPRTFGRMVGDNRQGYAIVAVMGLFWVASTALLTFAESQHSGSALQAAGAAMEGKEQRFGIAASGLFAASTTLTSTGAVNSFHDSFTPFGGGLAVFNMMLGEIAPGGTGSGLYGMLVLAIVAVFVAGLMVGRTPEYLGKKLGGREMKFASLYILTTPTIVLVGTGVAMALPGERAGMLNSGAHGFSEVLYAFTSAANNNGSAFGGITVNTDWYDTALGLAMIFGRLLPIVFVLALAGSLAQQQPVPATPGTLPTHKPLFVGLLSGVILIVVGLTYFPALALGPLAEGLTS